A section of the Rhizobium sp. Pop5 genome encodes:
- a CDS encoding Na+/H+ antiporter subunit E, with the protein MTVFLFSLLLLAIGWVAVTGSVSLLNLVFGLLLAVLALFIVRTPFGDKSYPRRIWPVLSLAALFLKELSLSAWKVTLTVLSPDMKLKPGIFAFPLTVTSDFEITLLANLITLTPGTLSVDVSIDRRTLYVHALDCSDPEATRRNIANGFERKIMEAFR; encoded by the coding sequence GTGACCGTCTTTCTCTTCAGCCTACTGCTGCTCGCCATCGGCTGGGTCGCCGTCACCGGCAGCGTTTCGCTGCTCAATCTTGTCTTCGGTCTTCTGCTCGCGGTCCTGGCGCTCTTCATCGTCCGCACACCCTTCGGCGACAAGTCCTATCCGCGTCGCATTTGGCCGGTGCTCTCGCTGGCCGCGCTGTTCCTGAAGGAATTGTCGCTGTCGGCCTGGAAGGTCACGCTCACGGTTCTCTCGCCCGATATGAAGCTGAAGCCCGGTATCTTTGCCTTCCCCCTGACGGTAACGAGCGATTTCGAGATCACGCTGCTTGCAAACCTCATCACCCTGACGCCAGGCACACTTTCCGTCGACGTCTCCATTGATCGCCGCACGCTCTATGTGCACGCGCTCGATTGTTCCGATCCCGAGGCGACCAGGCGGAATATCGCCAACGGTTTCGAACGCAAGATCATGGAGGCCTTCCGGTGA
- a CDS encoding cation:proton antiporter, with protein sequence MITPAAIIAAASSVALVILGLALLLTVWRVIAGPTLPDRILALDMLTGIAIGYIAVIAIKTGFSLYIDIAISLGLVGFLATVAFARFVLSRADINPPPSTAAKGSAKRRRTGRRR encoded by the coding sequence GTGATCACGCCCGCCGCCATCATCGCGGCCGCATCCTCGGTCGCCCTCGTCATCCTTGGCCTGGCGCTGCTTCTGACCGTCTGGCGGGTCATTGCCGGCCCGACATTGCCGGATCGTATCCTGGCGCTGGATATGCTGACCGGCATAGCGATCGGTTACATCGCCGTTATCGCCATCAAGACCGGCTTTTCGCTCTATATCGATATCGCCATCTCGCTCGGCCTCGTCGGCTTCCTGGCGACCGTCGCCTTCGCGCGCTTCGTGCTGTCGCGCGCCGACATCAACCCCCCGCCTTCTACCGCAGCGAAGGGTAGCGCCAAAAGACGCCGGACAGGGAGGAGGCGATGA
- the mnhG gene encoding monovalent cation/H(+) antiporter subunit G — protein MMDYIVAAVTALLLIAGAFFALSAAIGLVRLPDLYTRMHSASKAGTVGSGLLLFAAGLYSEDPMILARALAGFIFFLLTAPVSAHLLARAAHRSGYDLGGISVRDDMRKR, from the coding sequence ATGATGGATTATATTGTCGCTGCCGTCACGGCTCTGCTGCTGATCGCCGGTGCGTTCTTCGCGCTTTCGGCGGCGATCGGCCTCGTCAGGCTGCCGGATCTCTATACCCGCATGCATTCGGCCTCGAAGGCGGGCACTGTCGGCTCGGGCTTGCTGCTCTTTGCCGCCGGCCTTTATTCCGAAGATCCGATGATTCTTGCCCGCGCTCTTGCCGGCTTCATCTTCTTTCTGCTGACCGCGCCGGTATCTGCCCATCTGCTTGCGAGAGCAGCCCATCGTTCGGGATATGACCTCGGCGGTATCTCGGTACGCGACGACATGCGCAAGCGCTGA
- a CDS encoding MucR family transcriptional regulator yields the protein MTDIATGNGPELLVELTADIVAAYVSNHVVPVSDLANLISDVHSALSNTSVPQPAAAIVEKQKPAVSVRKSVQDEQITCLECGGNFKSLKRHLMTHHSLSPEEYREKWDLPTDYPMVAPAYAEARSRLAKEMGLGQRRKRGRG from the coding sequence ATGACGGATATAGCGACCGGCAATGGGCCGGAGCTGCTTGTGGAACTGACGGCCGACATCGTCGCGGCCTATGTCAGCAACCACGTTGTACCGGTCAGCGACCTGGCCAATCTGATTTCCGACGTGCATTCGGCACTGAGCAACACGTCCGTACCGCAGCCCGCTGCGGCGATCGTCGAAAAGCAGAAGCCTGCAGTTTCTGTCCGCAAGTCGGTACAGGACGAGCAGATCACGTGTTTGGAATGCGGCGGCAACTTCAAGTCCCTCAAGCGTCACCTGATGACGCATCACAGCCTTTCGCCGGAAGAGTACCGCGAGAAGTGGGACCTGCCGACCGATTACCCGATGGTAGCGCCCGCTTATGCCGAAGCGCGTTCGCGCCTGGCAAAGGAAATGGGTCTGGGCCAGCGCCGCAAGCGCGGCCGCGGCTGA
- a CDS encoding SufE family protein: MASLDQIIDDFTFLDDWEDRYRYVIELGKALPELPDEKRTSENKVMGCASQVWLVTHTAGDPDNPVMSFEGDSDAHIVRGLVAIVLATYSGKTASEIAGLDAFEIFSKIGLVENLSSQRSNGLRSMVNRIREEARVRAAA, from the coding sequence ATGGCATCCCTCGACCAGATCATCGACGACTTCACCTTTCTGGACGATTGGGAAGACCGCTACCGCTATGTCATCGAGCTCGGCAAGGCGCTGCCCGAACTGCCGGACGAGAAGCGCACCTCCGAGAACAAGGTGATGGGATGCGCTAGCCAGGTATGGCTGGTGACGCATACGGCAGGCGATCCCGACAATCCCGTCATGAGTTTCGAGGGTGATTCGGACGCCCATATCGTGCGCGGCCTGGTCGCCATCGTACTTGCTACCTATTCAGGCAAGACCGCATCCGAGATCGCCGGCCTCGACGCCTTCGAGATATTCTCGAAGATCGGCCTGGTGGAGAATTTGTCGTCGCAGCGCTCGAATGGACTGCGGTCGATGGTAAACAGGATACGGGAAGAGGCAAGGGTCCGCGCCGCGGCTTGA
- a CDS encoding DUF5330 domain-containing protein, translating into MWFLIKGSFWFGLVLVLLSVFSTESSDKTSNGPQLQLSDAFTAASGAYDYLTGMCSEKPEVCAKGAETFTALGYRAREGARVAYELLDSQFKDEAPATAKLAAPQTPVALNMPLLAAPSIQEKVREAKAALNQPMPYRPPVEGDATAETVVTGAIPLPTPKPAI; encoded by the coding sequence ATGTGGTTTCTGATTAAAGGATCCTTCTGGTTTGGCCTTGTGCTCGTGCTTCTTTCCGTCTTCAGCACGGAGAGTTCCGACAAGACCTCCAACGGCCCGCAATTGCAGCTTTCCGATGCGTTTACCGCGGCAAGCGGCGCCTACGACTATTTGACCGGCATGTGCTCGGAAAAGCCCGAGGTCTGCGCCAAGGGCGCGGAGACCTTCACGGCGCTCGGCTACCGGGCTCGTGAAGGCGCCCGTGTCGCCTATGAGCTCCTTGATAGCCAATTCAAGGACGAAGCGCCGGCGACAGCGAAACTTGCCGCCCCGCAGACGCCGGTAGCGCTCAACATGCCCCTCCTTGCTGCGCCTTCGATCCAGGAGAAGGTGCGCGAGGCAAAGGCCGCGCTGAATCAGCCGATGCCTTACCGCCCGCCGGTCGAGGGTGACGCCACAGCCGAGACGGTGGTAACAGGCGCAATTCCGCTGCCGACGCCGAAGCCGGCGATCTGA
- a CDS encoding HAMP domain-containing sensor histidine kinase has translation MSGSIDSLFGGYCVRVLSDIGGWATALVDRAATSWLSRTGGGEAVRQRELAILRRLVLMSSAALVAAPIGLSAVTSPAVALPAGVAIVCAAFLFSAVGSIALARQGSPAGIATQSAEDFFLTATPGLVFFIDQHGSVVTVGGRDRRDFLAWMRDPKGRGFLEQVHVSDRILFLRALDLLRRGEDAASVDLRLDRPSVSRDQRQFAYLRMDMTARRDADGELAAVIAQLRDVSVEQQLRDEAQNRAADAESANDAKSRFLAAVSHELRTPLNAILGFSDILIGEYFGKFENDRQREYVGLVRESGAHLLSVVNTMLDMSKIEAGRYELILEPFDIASSVKSCESMLALQAKTKGVTLTSRIQRGLGEIIADQRAIQQILINLVGNAVKFTEAGGVVSVDAAARDGILKLTVSDTGIGIPADKLALLGQPFVQIQNDYTRRFEGTGLGLSLVKGLVALHGGNFAIASQPGEGTIITIEIAVDGSGAKRAEDAGHAATVEFPPRLKGAVNTGVELEEGLFDGRAQAKIA, from the coding sequence TTGTCCGGATCGATAGACAGCCTTTTTGGCGGGTATTGCGTGCGTGTATTGAGTGACATTGGCGGCTGGGCGACGGCCCTCGTAGACCGGGCAGCGACAAGCTGGCTTTCCCGGACGGGGGGCGGCGAAGCCGTGCGTCAGCGCGAGCTCGCGATCCTGCGCCGCCTCGTCCTGATGTCGTCGGCCGCTCTCGTTGCCGCTCCGATCGGGCTTTCCGCGGTCACCAGCCCCGCCGTCGCCTTGCCGGCCGGTGTTGCCATAGTTTGCGCCGCCTTTCTTTTTTCCGCCGTCGGCAGCATCGCGCTCGCCCGTCAGGGCTCGCCCGCCGGCATCGCCACGCAGTCGGCTGAGGACTTCTTCCTTACCGCCACCCCAGGCCTCGTCTTCTTCATCGATCAGCACGGCAGTGTGGTGACTGTCGGTGGCCGCGACCGGCGCGATTTCCTGGCCTGGATGCGTGATCCCAAGGGCAGGGGCTTCCTCGAGCAGGTGCATGTCTCCGACCGCATCCTTTTCCTGCGGGCGCTCGATCTCCTGCGCCGCGGCGAGGATGCTGCGAGCGTCGATCTGCGCCTCGACCGACCCTCGGTTTCGCGCGATCAACGTCAGTTCGCCTATCTGAGGATGGATATGACCGCGCGACGCGATGCAGACGGCGAGCTGGCTGCCGTCATCGCCCAGCTGCGCGATGTCTCCGTCGAGCAGCAGCTGCGTGACGAAGCCCAGAATCGCGCGGCCGATGCCGAATCGGCAAACGATGCCAAATCACGCTTCCTTGCGGCCGTCAGCCATGAGCTGCGCACACCTCTGAACGCCATTCTCGGATTCTCCGATATTCTCATCGGCGAATATTTCGGCAAATTCGAAAACGACCGTCAGCGCGAATATGTCGGCCTGGTCCGCGAATCCGGCGCGCATCTCTTGTCCGTCGTCAACACCATGCTCGACATGAGCAAGATCGAGGCGGGTCGCTACGAGCTGATCCTCGAACCTTTCGATATTGCAAGCTCCGTCAAATCCTGCGAATCGATGCTGGCATTGCAGGCCAAGACCAAGGGCGTTACCCTGACGAGCCGTATCCAGCGCGGCCTCGGCGAAATCATTGCCGATCAGCGCGCCATCCAGCAGATCCTCATCAATCTCGTCGGCAACGCCGTGAAGTTCACCGAGGCCGGAGGCGTCGTCTCCGTCGATGCGGCGGCGCGCGACGGCATTCTGAAGCTGACGGTCAGCGATACCGGCATCGGCATTCCGGCCGACAAGCTGGCATTGCTTGGCCAGCCTTTCGTGCAGATCCAGAACGATTATACCCGCCGGTTCGAAGGCACCGGCCTCGGCCTGTCGCTGGTCAAGGGACTGGTAGCGCTGCATGGCGGAAACTTTGCTATCGCCAGCCAGCCCGGCGAAGGCACGATCATCACCATCGAAATCGCGGTGGACGGCTCGGGCGCCAAGCGCGCCGAAGATGCCGGCCATGCCGCGACTGTCGAGTTTCCTCCGCGGCTGAAGGGCGCGGTCAATACCGGGGTAGAACTGGAAGAGGGGCTTTTCGATGGCCGCGCGCAAGCGAAAATCGCCTAA
- a CDS encoding peptidoglycan-binding domain-containing protein: MAARKRKSPKGKKGRQQPGLLITGAAALGGLGLQGASVLGGVIGRNPSVAGGTIAFVVIFSFVAANALWYQPGSHPHPIFRTRDPQSPNVLGARRPVEEPRGDVTTFRIERPEDAAATNATPAPAAPSQQPSQLVMDIQQQLVRRGLYNGTPDGMIGPRTSAAILFFEETVGMAQSGDATPEVLAALKTDAAGPSTIPAEKPHEDVSSKASTEDPVAAAIRSAEKTIKTAPSPAKQVLSSEIANVDLVLKIQKGLSNMAYANVGVDGVAGEQTRAAIRHFQKHYNLPENGEPNEAVLKKLREIGAI; the protein is encoded by the coding sequence ATGGCCGCGCGCAAGCGAAAATCGCCTAAGGGAAAAAAGGGTCGGCAGCAGCCCGGCCTGTTGATAACAGGTGCTGCTGCTTTGGGTGGCCTTGGCCTGCAGGGCGCGTCGGTGCTCGGCGGTGTCATCGGCCGCAATCCGTCCGTCGCCGGCGGCACGATCGCCTTCGTGGTCATCTTCTCCTTCGTCGCAGCCAATGCGCTCTGGTATCAGCCGGGCTCGCATCCGCACCCGATTTTCCGTACCCGCGACCCGCAATCTCCGAATGTGCTCGGCGCCCGTCGCCCGGTCGAGGAACCGCGGGGCGACGTCACCACCTTCCGGATCGAACGGCCGGAGGACGCGGCCGCTACCAATGCGACACCGGCTCCCGCCGCGCCCAGTCAGCAGCCGAGCCAGCTCGTTATGGACATCCAGCAGCAGCTGGTGCGCCGCGGCCTCTACAACGGGACCCCCGATGGCATGATCGGCCCCCGCACCAGTGCGGCCATCCTCTTCTTCGAGGAGACGGTCGGCATGGCTCAGAGCGGAGATGCGACGCCGGAGGTGCTGGCCGCGCTGAAAACCGATGCTGCCGGTCCTTCGACGATACCCGCTGAAAAGCCGCATGAGGACGTAAGTTCGAAGGCCTCGACAGAAGATCCGGTCGCAGCCGCGATCCGCAGCGCCGAAAAGACGATCAAAACGGCTCCATCACCGGCAAAACAGGTTCTATCGAGCGAAATCGCCAATGTCGATCTGGTGCTGAAGATCCAGAAAGGTCTTTCCAACATGGCCTATGCCAATGTTGGCGTCGACGGCGTCGCCGGTGAGCAGACGCGCGCGGCCATCCGACATTTTCAGAAGCACTACAACCTGCCCGAAAACGGCGAGCCGAACGAGGCGGTGCTGAAGAAGCTCAGGGAAATCGGCGCGATCTAA
- a CDS encoding DUF1491 family protein, with the protein MRLRADIFISALLRRVFASGDFAAVEKKGAEEAGAIFIRQHFRDGLETLYAPAPQTAFGENEAAERLFEIRLSRAEPESVRAMLERERRFDPDLWIVELEAEELGDIIPLARDG; encoded by the coding sequence ATGAGATTGCGTGCCGACATCTTCATTTCCGCTCTCCTGCGCCGCGTCTTTGCCAGCGGCGATTTTGCTGCTGTCGAGAAGAAGGGCGCGGAGGAGGCGGGTGCGATCTTCATCCGCCAGCACTTCCGCGACGGCTTGGAAACGCTCTACGCGCCGGCGCCGCAGACCGCCTTCGGCGAGAATGAAGCCGCCGAGCGCTTGTTCGAGATCCGCCTGTCGCGGGCCGAGCCGGAATCGGTGCGCGCGATGCTGGAGCGCGAGCGGAGATTCGATCCCGATCTCTGGATCGTCGAACTCGAGGCGGAGGAATTGGGCGACATCATCCCGCTCGCGCGGGATGGCTGA
- a CDS encoding DUF2336 domain-containing protein codes for MRDRFRDLEGPLAVRKKDVVLMATVSSFENLSHPTRSELRQFAELFMPLFQASSDEARRQAVAALSQCEHMPAAVALFIGSQSIEIAAPFITASQAISDDTLITIARTQGKDHVKAIVSRDSLSPKVIDALVALRQAGPRSAAPVAPITETPAVPLSPMPSEANEADALEEQRVANEAALRERILDLAGHLGRNDEDRLGLRTLTDIQEALLVRFARSREATHFATALADALSASRWLAERIMLDLSGQQLATTLTSLGMGFLDSVFVLEKLYPHLAEQQHNVTRGWMVLDALDPEECHERVEAWRRADRYTYKPEVPDAPALPETANYRFIRQAPPQRDMRVMGRRSR; via the coding sequence GTGCGTGACCGGTTTAGAGACCTTGAAGGCCCCTTGGCCGTCAGGAAAAAGGACGTGGTGTTGATGGCGACTGTCAGCAGCTTCGAGAATCTGTCTCATCCGACACGATCCGAGCTGCGCCAGTTTGCCGAGCTTTTCATGCCCTTGTTCCAGGCCTCCTCCGACGAGGCCAGGCGCCAGGCGGTCGCCGCCCTGTCCCAATGCGAGCACATGCCCGCGGCCGTGGCGCTGTTCATCGGCAGCCAGTCGATCGAGATCGCGGCACCTTTCATTACCGCTTCACAGGCAATCAGTGACGATACGCTGATCACCATCGCCCGCACACAGGGCAAGGATCATGTGAAGGCGATTGTCAGCCGCGATTCGCTCTCGCCGAAGGTTATCGATGCCTTGGTGGCGTTGCGCCAGGCCGGCCCCAGGTCCGCCGCCCCGGTGGCTCCCATCACCGAAACGCCGGCGGTGCCGCTTTCGCCGATGCCGAGCGAAGCGAACGAGGCAGATGCGTTGGAGGAGCAGCGCGTTGCCAATGAAGCGGCATTGCGCGAACGCATCCTCGACCTTGCCGGTCACCTCGGCCGCAACGACGAGGACAGGCTCGGCCTGCGCACGCTCACCGACATTCAGGAAGCGCTGCTGGTACGCTTTGCCCGCTCCCGCGAAGCGACGCATTTCGCAACCGCGCTTGCCGACGCCCTTTCCGCCAGCCGCTGGCTTGCAGAGCGCATCATGCTCGACCTTTCCGGCCAGCAGCTCGCCACAACGCTGACAAGCCTCGGCATGGGCTTTCTCGATTCCGTCTTCGTGCTTGAAAAGCTCTATCCGCACCTTGCCGAACAACAGCACAATGTCACACGCGGCTGGATGGTGCTCGATGCTCTTGACCCGGAAGAGTGCCACGAACGTGTCGAAGCCTGGCGACGCGCCGATCGCTACACCTACAAGCCCGAAGTGCCAGATGCGCCCGCGCTTCCGGAAACGGCCAACTATCGCTTCATCCGCCAGGCGCCGCCGCAACGCGACATGCGCGTCATGGGGCGGCGGTCTCGCTGA
- a CDS encoding membrane protein, whose protein sequence is MLRIFFAVLTGLFGAALLHLVIILSLPHFTGKDAATRIEAEGDLSNFYLLGDQYDDAGLANGDPFVRTAVCSFDVEDAPVHFTARGNVPFWSIAIYDSASNEVFSMNDRTSVGGALDVLAGGPIQLTDLRKNLPQELQQTILVEMARPDGYAVLRTLAPQASFDEAARNFLSEAGCEQFATR, encoded by the coding sequence ATGCTTAGAATATTCTTCGCCGTCCTCACCGGTCTTTTCGGCGCAGCGCTGCTGCATCTGGTCATCATTCTTTCGCTGCCCCATTTCACCGGCAAGGACGCGGCGACCCGCATAGAGGCAGAAGGCGACCTCAGCAATTTCTACCTGCTAGGTGACCAATATGACGATGCCGGCCTTGCCAACGGTGACCCGTTCGTGCGCACCGCCGTCTGTTCTTTCGATGTCGAGGATGCGCCGGTGCATTTCACGGCTAGGGGTAATGTACCCTTCTGGTCGATCGCGATCTACGACAGTGCCTCCAATGAGGTCTTCAGCATGAACGACCGGACATCGGTCGGCGGCGCGCTCGACGTACTGGCGGGCGGTCCGATCCAGCTGACAGACTTGCGCAAGAATCTGCCGCAGGAACTGCAGCAGACGATCCTGGTGGAAATGGCACGACCGGATGGCTATGCCGTGCTGCGGACGCTGGCGCCGCAGGCGAGTTTCGATGAAGCCGCACGGAACTTTCTCTCCGAAGCTGGCTGCGAACAATTCGCCACGCGCTAG
- a CDS encoding DUF1214 domain-containing protein: protein MFRFPLFILVTLIVAFGGGIMITLYALDATQGFGAIKLGAWEAFPALQTVDADPYAKSHRARAGKLLYGSAEGLTFTASVDDEGARLNADCRYRISGQTPPARLWTLFTADNGGNPAAMKPGLPSALNSWTVLRQPDSSFSIEISAGAQPGNWLALPRAGTFRLVLTLFDTPTAGSSGVIDLAMPKLTKTGCGNA from the coding sequence GTGTTTCGATTTCCCCTTTTCATCCTGGTCACCTTGATCGTCGCTTTCGGCGGCGGGATCATGATCACCCTCTACGCACTGGATGCGACACAGGGTTTTGGGGCGATCAAGCTCGGCGCCTGGGAAGCCTTTCCGGCATTGCAGACCGTCGATGCCGACCCTTATGCCAAGTCGCATCGCGCGCGCGCCGGCAAGTTGCTTTACGGCAGCGCCGAGGGACTGACCTTCACGGCGAGCGTCGATGACGAAGGCGCGCGGCTGAATGCGGACTGCCGCTACCGCATCAGCGGGCAGACGCCCCCCGCCCGCCTCTGGACCCTGTTCACCGCCGACAATGGCGGCAATCCGGCGGCAATGAAACCGGGGCTTCCCTCGGCCCTGAACTCGTGGACGGTGCTGCGCCAGCCCGACAGCAGCTTCTCGATCGAAATATCGGCCGGCGCGCAGCCGGGCAATTGGCTGGCGCTGCCGCGGGCCGGCACGTTCCGGCTGGTGTTGACGCTGTTCGATACGCCGACGGCCGGCAGTTCCGGCGTGATCGATCTCGCCATGCCGAAGCTCACCAAGACCGGATGCGGCAATGCTTAG
- a CDS encoding transglycosylase domain-containing protein, translated as MQDPDNPENGPEKETNDAGKRPAKSRHILLRIDSWIDSTVWNAGFRAAEIWEDTTIFFRRFRVRGWKRMVFELAGEGLTLGAAGMVLMLALAQPAFEATKEDWRNRGDFAVTFLDRYGNVIGHRGVIHQNSVPIDELPDSLIKSVIATEDRRFFDHFGIDAIGLFRAMVTNAQAGEVVQGGSTLTQQLAKNLFLSNERSIDRKITEAFLALWLEANLSKKEILSTYLDRAYMGGGTFGAAAAAQFYFGKNITDVNLAESAMLAGLFKAPAKYAPHVNLPAARARANEVLTNLVQSGLMTEGQVIAARRNPATVVDRNEVESPDFFLDWAFDEVQRLSPRFHQHSLIVRTTIDMGIQKAAEDSIETSLREYGEAYHAKQGAMVMIENGGAVRAMVGGRDYGESQFNRATKALRQPGSSFKVYTYSVAMESGMTPQTTIVDAPISWGNWSPHNYANHYAGRITLETAIAQSINTVPVRLAKEKLGIQPIRAMAKNLGVETPIRDDVTIPIGTSEVTVLDQATAYATFPAGGFQSRRHGITQILDYGGDVLYDFDHDEPAPKRVLSEQADAYMNQMLSRVPYVGTARKAALDNGILTAGKTGTTQAYRDAWFVGFTGNYTCAVWFGNDDYTSTNNMTGGSLPAMTFKRAMDYAHQGVTLRAIPGIENPLSSEKDLAKTAAAKPQDGLPQLIRPRMLSVQSTDILKALGEKLKSAAPLAPQKVASAE; from the coding sequence GTGCAGGATCCGGACAACCCAGAAAACGGGCCAGAAAAAGAGACGAATGACGCGGGCAAGCGGCCGGCGAAGAGCCGCCACATTCTGCTGCGCATCGATTCGTGGATCGATTCGACCGTCTGGAACGCCGGCTTCCGCGCTGCCGAGATCTGGGAAGACACCACCATCTTCTTCCGCCGCTTCCGCGTTCGCGGCTGGAAGCGCATGGTTTTCGAACTGGCGGGCGAAGGGCTGACGCTCGGCGCCGCAGGCATGGTGCTGATGCTGGCACTCGCCCAGCCGGCTTTCGAAGCCACCAAGGAAGACTGGCGCAACCGCGGCGACTTCGCCGTCACCTTCCTCGACCGCTACGGCAACGTCATCGGCCATCGCGGCGTCATCCACCAGAATTCCGTACCGATCGACGAGCTGCCGGATTCGCTGATCAAATCGGTCATCGCCACCGAGGACCGGCGTTTCTTCGACCATTTCGGCATCGACGCCATCGGCCTGTTCCGCGCCATGGTCACCAATGCCCAGGCCGGCGAAGTCGTGCAGGGCGGCTCGACGCTGACGCAGCAGCTCGCCAAGAACCTCTTCCTTTCAAACGAGCGCTCGATAGATCGCAAGATCACCGAGGCTTTCCTGGCACTGTGGCTGGAGGCGAACCTTTCCAAGAAGGAAATCCTCTCCACCTATCTCGACCGCGCCTATATGGGCGGCGGTACCTTTGGTGCTGCCGCGGCCGCGCAATTCTATTTCGGCAAGAACATCACCGACGTGAACCTTGCCGAATCCGCCATGCTTGCCGGCCTGTTCAAGGCGCCTGCGAAATATGCGCCGCATGTCAACCTGCCGGCCGCACGCGCGCGCGCCAATGAGGTACTCACCAATCTCGTACAGAGCGGGCTGATGACTGAAGGCCAGGTGATCGCCGCCAGGCGCAATCCCGCGACCGTCGTCGACCGCAACGAAGTGGAATCGCCGGATTTCTTCCTCGATTGGGCTTTCGACGAAGTACAGCGGCTTTCTCCGCGCTTCCACCAGCATTCTTTGATCGTGCGCACGACGATCGACATGGGCATCCAGAAAGCGGCGGAGGATTCGATCGAGACGTCGCTACGCGAATATGGCGAGGCCTATCACGCGAAACAGGGCGCCATGGTGATGATCGAAAATGGCGGCGCGGTGCGCGCCATGGTCGGCGGACGGGATTATGGCGAGAGCCAGTTCAACCGCGCCACCAAGGCGCTGCGCCAGCCGGGCTCCTCCTTCAAGGTCTATACCTATTCGGTGGCAATGGAGAGCGGAATGACGCCGCAGACGACCATCGTCGACGCGCCGATCTCCTGGGGGAACTGGAGCCCGCATAATTACGCCAATCACTATGCCGGCCGCATAACGCTCGAGACCGCGATCGCCCAGTCGATCAATACCGTTCCCGTACGGCTCGCGAAGGAGAAGCTCGGCATCCAGCCGATCCGGGCGATGGCGAAGAACCTCGGCGTCGAAACGCCGATCCGCGATGACGTTACCATTCCGATCGGCACGTCCGAGGTGACGGTGCTCGATCAGGCGACCGCCTATGCCACCTTCCCGGCCGGCGGCTTCCAGTCGCGCCGCCACGGCATCACCCAGATCCTCGATTACGGCGGCGACGTGCTCTACGATTTCGATCACGACGAGCCGGCGCCGAAGCGCGTGCTGTCCGAACAGGCCGACGCCTATATGAACCAGATGCTGTCGCGCGTTCCCTATGTCGGTACTGCGCGCAAGGCGGCACTCGACAACGGCATCTTGACTGCCGGCAAGACAGGCACGACCCAGGCCTATCGCGACGCCTGGTTCGTCGGCTTCACCGGCAATTACACCTGCGCCGTCTGGTTCGGCAACGACGACTACACCTCGACCAACAACATGACCGGCGGTTCGCTGCCGGCGATGACCTTCAAGCGCGCTATGGACTACGCCCATCAAGGCGTCACGCTGCGCGCCATCCCCGGCATCGAAAATCCCCTGTCCTCCGAGAAGGATCTCGCCAAGACCGCCGCCGCCAAGCCGCAGGACGGGTTGCCGCAGCTCATCCGGCCGCGCATGCTCTCGGTTCAATCGACCGACATCCTCAAGGCTCTCGGCGAGAAGCTGAAGAGCGCCGCCCCGCTTGCGCCGCAGAAGGTCGCGAGCGCCGAATAG
- a CDS encoding YcgN family cysteine cluster protein: MHDLPFWKSKTLAEMTTAEWESLCDGCGLCCLNKIEEWDSGDIYFTSVCCKLLDGESCRCSSYENRWDFVPDCVQLTKENVPDIAWLPPTCGYRLVSEGRDLYWWHPLISGDPETVHAAGISARGRTINENEIDIDDLEDYVVDWPLTVGEEKEE; the protein is encoded by the coding sequence ATGCACGATCTGCCCTTCTGGAAGAGCAAGACGCTTGCCGAAATGACCACCGCCGAATGGGAAAGCCTCTGCGACGGCTGCGGCCTCTGTTGTCTCAACAAGATCGAGGAATGGGACAGCGGCGATATCTATTTCACCTCGGTCTGCTGCAAGCTGCTCGACGGCGAGAGCTGTCGCTGCTCCAGCTATGAGAACCGCTGGGACTTCGTGCCGGACTGCGTCCAGCTGACGAAGGAGAACGTGCCCGACATCGCCTGGTTGCCGCCGACCTGCGGCTACCGGCTGGTCAGCGAGGGCCGCGACCTCTATTGGTGGCATCCGCTCATCTCCGGCGATCCCGAAACCGTCCACGCCGCGGGCATTTCGGCCCGAGGCCGCACGATCAACGAAAATGAGATCGATATCGACGATCTCGAAGATTACGTCGTCGATTGGCCGCTGACCGTGGGTGAGGAGAAGGAAGAATAA